The region AGATCATAGTATATTCAGAAGCTTTCTCTCTGGCCTGTCCGTTTTGTCCCCTTGGTTGTTCCTTCAATAAATCTGGCTCATTTTCATAACTGAGATTGTCTGAAATGAGAGTATGCGACATTAGTTAGCCCTGATTAaggaaaaatgaattagaaacgCCTGCTGTACTCACCGAAATATCCAACGATACTTGGTCGTTTGTTCATTCCGATAGGTGGCGCATTCGTCGTCGTGACGGTTGGTAACTGCGGTTGATTGTCTGTGACACCAGCATTGGCAGCCGATATTTGAATACTGTTATATCTGCTCAGAAGACGAAGATGAGCCTCTGGACTGCTCCAACGTCTGTATGTTTCTTCGggctgaaaaataaattgatattttcattttgaccgATGAATTTACGCTTACAGATCACGATTGAGGACCAGTGCTTACAGTTAATGTGTCGTTGTGGTGGTCATTTAGGTGACATCTACACGTACTAGTCCGGATCATGTGACTGAAAGATACATGAAATAAACCAATTAAGGAAATTTCACcattagaattgaaataaatgcgCGTTAAAGAAGGCTTGAACCAAAGAAATAGTCGTCATCTTGTGGACGTTTTGTCTTGAACCAGAAATAGTcgtcaatgaaaatatagattcATCTATTCGACCTATTCTTATTTGACAGCATTGATTTCGTATGTCTACGTTATTAAGAAATATCTACGACTGAAACATCAACAGCCGACATTTATCAATATGGTTACATGAGGGAGATGTTTACCTGACTAAATACAATATGGGGAATGTGATGAGAACTACTATTACAATGACTATAATGATGAACGGTGGGTCCCATTGaagttgaaacgttgaatctgaaaatatACGACATCTAACAATAACCATCGATCATTCGGAGATATTTTCTAAgagattagaaaaaaagcttTAAGCTTGACGTACATCAACCGTTTCGATAGGTGgctgatgataataatgattgcAAATGCGTCCCCCAAGTGCAATTAGAGGATGACAGGACTGAATTTGAAGAGTTCTCAATCATTGGTTTTTAGCTTGTCATCCAACGCGGTTCATGTTGGTTGCTATAGTGAATACTTATGTTACAACTGCTCGACGGTTTACTTATCATCGCCATAACGGAAAATACGTAGAGTTTACGATACAATTATAACAAGCCGTTACTGTTACTAATAAAACACCGACAGTTGTCGTCGCAAATGCATTTCCGCCGATTTTCTTGCTGAGGGGATAAAAATCATCTTTCCTTAATGTTTTTCGCATCATTACTTACAATGAAGAGACTTACCGGTGTTAATAGCTGGAGTCGTGGAAGTTACATATTCTGTAACTGTCGGTAAAGTCTTTGTTACAACGATCATCCTCATATTTCGGCAGCTTCTAACGTATTTTTCTGAAATTCGAAGTTAATGATCCCCTCCTGGTATTTAGTCTGAATATCGGATCAGAGTCATCATATGATATATCTATTTCGGGAGTCCCATGACTGGGACACACCCACGTGATATATCGAAATGATTCCTCGGTGTTGCGCATGGCTTATTTTCGGTGCAAAACGAGTTCAGATTCTAACGGTTTTACCTTTGAATTCGATAATC is a window of Tubulanus polymorphus chromosome 2, tnTubPoly1.2, whole genome shotgun sequence DNA encoding:
- the LOC141900868 gene encoding uncharacterized protein LOC141900868 — encoded protein: MRMIVVTKTLPTVTEYVTSTTPAINTDSTFQLQWDPPFIIIVIVIVVLITFPILYLVSHMIRTSTCRCHLNDHHNDTLTPEETYRRWSSPEAHLRLLSRYNSIQISAANAGVTDNQPQLPTVTTTNAPPIGMNKRPSIVGYFDNLSYENEPDLLKEQPRGQNGQAREKASEYTMICLMSENTTEPAISGRLQFDLESDDNRSE